A genomic segment from Amygdalobacter nucleatus encodes:
- a CDS encoding cell division protein SepF, whose product MAFFKNILKPVDGEDATYAENYAANQADYSNAESQAAGARRVTPSNMSAGAAYLRNMPNSGEIVLVEASDIAGAQEIALHFKRGASVVCDLSNMNATDFQRSLDFISGVAFVLEGNFTKVSREIYLLMPKNVTYRTDKSANDIENQTQAPAEY is encoded by the coding sequence ATGGCTTTTTTTAAAAATATTTTGAAACCAGTAGATGGAGAGGATGCTACTTATGCTGAGAATTATGCAGCTAATCAGGCAGATTATAGTAATGCTGAAAGTCAGGCAGCTGGTGCAAGAAGAGTAACACCTAGCAATATGAGTGCTGGTGCAGCTTATTTAAGAAATATGCCAAATAGTGGAGAGATTGTTTTAGTTGAAGCTAGCGATATTGCTGGAGCCCAAGAGATTGCTTTACATTTTAAACGGGGAGCATCAGTTGTTTGCGATTTAAGTAACATGAATGCGACTGATTTTCAGCGTAGCTTAGATTTTATCTCAGGTGTTGCCTTTGTTTTAGAGGGTAATTTTACTAAAGTTAGTCGTGAAATTTATTTATTAATGCCTAAAAATGTAACATATCGTACAGATAAATCTGCAAACGATATTGAAAATCAGACACAAGCTCCAGCTGAATATTAA
- a CDS encoding glycosyltransferase family 2 protein produces MPADLSRFEPRVPRTELCDGKILTIAVPAYNAAKFLPRTLGPFMDLDEQYRKLLEIIIVNDGSKDNTAEIAQTYVDKYPELFVLVNKENGGHGSGVNYGMQHGRGLYYYVLDADDWLDITSLKHVIDFLQVQREAYLDKKSDKLTDLLLVDYTYENIEEGQNRISLRRQLPVESFFEFTETKHFTQGTYLTMHSMIYRMDILAQAKLVLPEHCFYVDNLLAYIPLPYCHSFYYLPVELYHYEVGRNDQSVNEQIFIKRIDQQIRVTKLLTEAFHLYAILPGKTGKCLRSYLLHYLAAMYTVSVVHLRIIADDVAKAKIEDLWSFLHDFDEEMYQAVRHSPANSLLTLPLSNEIVTMIYRVVKKFLKFN; encoded by the coding sequence ATGCCTGCAGATTTAAGTAGATTTGAGCCACGCGTACCGAGAACTGAGTTATGTGATGGTAAAATATTGACCATTGCCGTGCCTGCATATAATGCGGCCAAGTTTTTGCCGCGTACTTTGGGCCCATTTATGGATTTAGATGAGCAATATCGGAAATTGCTTGAAATTATTATCGTCAATGACGGATCTAAGGATAATACAGCTGAGATTGCGCAGACTTATGTCGATAAATATCCAGAATTGTTTGTGTTGGTTAATAAAGAAAATGGCGGCCATGGTTCAGGTGTGAACTATGGTATGCAACATGGCCGTGGACTTTATTATTATGTTTTAGATGCTGACGATTGGCTAGACATAACAAGCTTAAAACACGTTATTGATTTTTTACAAGTCCAACGTGAGGCCTATCTTGATAAGAAGTCTGATAAGCTGACTGATTTATTATTGGTCGATTATACTTATGAAAATATCGAGGAAGGTCAAAACCGCATCTCCTTGAGACGCCAATTGCCAGTTGAAAGTTTCTTTGAATTTACTGAAACAAAACACTTTACGCAAGGCACTTATTTGACCATGCATTCGATGATTTATCGCATGGACATTTTGGCCCAAGCAAAGTTAGTTTTGCCTGAGCATTGTTTCTACGTCGATAACCTTTTAGCTTATATACCGCTACCATATTGTCATAGCTTTTATTATTTGCCAGTTGAACTTTATCACTATGAAGTTGGCCGCAATGATCAGTCGGTGAATGAACAGATTTTCATTAAGCGGATTGATCAGCAAATTAGAGTCACTAAGCTCTTAACAGAGGCATTCCACCTTTATGCAATTTTGCCAGGTAAAACAGGCAAGTGCTTACGTAGCTACCTGTTACATTATTTAGCTGCGATGTATACTGTAAGCGTGGTGCATTTAAGGATAATTGCTGATGATGTGGCCAAGGCGAAAATTGAAGATCTGTGGTCATTTTTGCACGATTTTGATGAGGAAATGTATCAGGCTGTGCGCCATTCACCAGCCAATTCTTTGCTGACATTGCCTTTGAGCAATGAGATTGTGACGATGATTTATCGCGTAGTAAAGAAATTTTTGAAATTTAATTAG
- a CDS encoding DUF3810 family protein, whose protein sequence is MLNNKLIKRLWQLFLVVLPALVLACVGYIKQGDVAFFEKVAKYIAPFVAWPIRFISNLMPFSVTELMAWFVPLALLIVVLLLVSRTLVWVLQSLLAIPRIFNNKYIAYWQEKTLFYWRYIGKLAFVLVCVASYVVSTYLLFHGYNYGRERISSKLNLPVEQVDETDLEMASIYVFQKLSEFSADFSEPADLAETKETELETSSTTQAETEIITSKSLPTISGEKTLPSADSSETTPKIPTESVTKPSQVHLTFGENAAVLADNMSELTLSDTGDVVQGAESPNQVMPVGAGLDETANEANSDKVVVDGSVIDRDSLDSATIDGANLDESEQAAPLVPAFTKVATNNPAPTSTTSITTKPETSKTETKASEIEAETTNESETKRETSSQTDDRSLVNLSTQLQVPSSNQALFNLALQAYQESARYYNFLDGQTLALKAVTMSYYWSFTHTTGMYMPLFMEANVNVSQLPPYILFTAAHELAHQRFFAREDEANFLAFFTLSKSQDRYANYSAYLNAWTYLSKDLFKVNHNLAIELYRALPAVCRRDIELEDAYWQQFKTQVARDSQQLNNEFIKANGDERGVVAYDEVSKLIVAHFKATGQLDEVKQTKLAKSAKGLN, encoded by the coding sequence ATGCTGAACAACAAATTAATCAAACGCTTGTGGCAATTATTTTTAGTTGTGTTGCCTGCATTAGTTCTAGCTTGTGTTGGCTACATTAAGCAGGGCGATGTAGCCTTCTTTGAAAAAGTTGCGAAATACATTGCACCTTTTGTTGCTTGGCCAATTCGCTTTATCAGCAATCTCATGCCTTTTTCTGTAACAGAGTTGATGGCCTGGTTTGTACCGTTAGCTTTGTTAATTGTTGTTTTATTGCTTGTTTCAAGAACTTTAGTCTGGGTCTTACAAAGTTTGTTGGCTATACCTAGGATTTTCAATAACAAATACATTGCTTATTGGCAAGAGAAGACACTATTTTATTGGCGTTACATTGGCAAATTAGCTTTCGTGTTAGTTTGTGTTGCTTCTTATGTTGTTTCAACTTATCTTTTATTTCATGGCTACAATTATGGCCGAGAGCGTATCAGTTCCAAATTGAATTTGCCAGTTGAACAAGTTGATGAAACTGATTTAGAGATGGCAAGTATTTACGTTTTTCAAAAGTTGAGCGAGTTTAGTGCTGATTTTTCTGAACCAGCTGATTTAGCTGAAACTAAAGAAACTGAGTTGGAAACAAGTTCAACTACGCAAGCTGAAACTGAGATAATTACTAGTAAGTCTTTGCCAACTATTTCAGGTGAAAAAACATTACCGAGTGCTGATTCAAGTGAAACTACTCCAAAAATTCCAACAGAATCTGTAACCAAGCCTAGCCAGGTGCATCTTACCTTTGGCGAGAATGCAGCAGTGCTAGCTGATAATATGAGTGAATTAACCTTGTCAGATACTGGTGATGTAGTACAAGGTGCAGAAAGTCCAAATCAAGTTATGCCAGTTGGGGCAGGCTTAGATGAAACTGCTAATGAAGCTAATTCAGATAAAGTTGTTGTTGATGGCTCTGTCATCGACAGAGATAGCCTAGATAGTGCTACCATAGATGGTGCTAATTTGGATGAATCTGAGCAAGCAGCCCCATTAGTTCCAGCTTTTACAAAGGTTGCTACAAATAATCCTGCACCTACGTCTACAACAAGTATAACGACTAAGCCTGAAACTAGTAAAACAGAAACTAAAGCTAGCGAAATTGAAGCTGAAACAACTAATGAGAGTGAGACTAAGCGTGAAACAAGTTCGCAGACTGATGACAGATCATTAGTAAATTTAAGCACTCAATTACAAGTGCCAAGCTCTAATCAAGCGTTGTTTAATTTAGCTTTGCAAGCTTATCAAGAATCGGCTAGATATTATAATTTCTTGGATGGTCAGACGTTAGCTTTGAAGGCAGTTACAATGTCATATTATTGGTCTTTTACTCATACTACTGGTATGTATATGCCACTATTTATGGAAGCCAACGTTAATGTGAGTCAATTGCCACCTTACATTCTGTTCACAGCAGCGCATGAATTAGCTCATCAGCGTTTCTTTGCCCGTGAGGATGAGGCTAATTTCTTAGCTTTCTTTACACTAAGTAAAAGTCAAGATAGATATGCTAATTACAGTGCTTATCTTAATGCTTGGACCTATTTGAGCAAGGATTTATTTAAGGTTAATCATAATTTAGCAATTGAATTATATCGGGCCTTGCCAGCTGTATGTCGTCGTGACATAGAGCTAGAGGATGCATATTGGCAGCAATTTAAGACACAAGTTGCGCGTGACAGCCAGCAGCTTAACAATGAGTTTATCAAGGCGAACGGTGATGAGCGTGGCGTTGTAGCTTATGATGAAGTTAGCAAATTGATTGTTGCGCATTTTAAAGCTACGGGTCAATTAGATGAAGTTAAGCAGACAAAATTAGCTAAGTCAGCAAAAGGGTTGAACTAA